A genomic segment from Lutzomyia longipalpis isolate SR_M1_2022 chromosome 3, ASM2433408v1 encodes:
- the LOC129791632 gene encoding uncharacterized protein LOC129791632 gives MKTVFVLGILISGLLMTCGRSVKDRGINATIEMEPGSTMGAISSEGPEDYVTESTMKVFTEEQETQLISGSPTEGNSQNKLIEKESLAQEPPEGNDAAKDDGATDGKNAEGENATEAVKETATENAAESATETTTKTVRKVLNDDSDSKDTPKDTPSTRNHAIKGSFLNLLNFVLIIASGCALLQ, from the exons atgaaGACCGTCTTTGTGCTCGGAATCTTAATCAGTGGACTTCTGATGACCTGTGGACGAAGCGTGAAGGATAGAGGGATCAATGCGACCATTGAGATGGAACCGGGCTCCACTATGGGGGCGATTTCTAGTGAAGGTCCGGAAGATTACGTCACTGAATCTACAATGAAGGTCTTCACGGAAGAACAAGAGACTCAATTAATTTCTGGTTCTCCTACGGAGGGAAATAGCcagaataaattgattgagaagGAATCCCTAGCTCAGGAGCCCCCAGAGGGAAATGATGCCGCCAAGGATGATGGTGCtactgatggaaaaaatgcagaag GGGAAAATGCAACGGAAGCTGTAAAGGAAACTGCCACGGAAAATGCAGCTGAATCTGCAACAGAAACGACAACGAAAACTGTTAGGAAGGTCCTAAATGATGATTCGGACTCTAAGGACACACCGAAAGATACCCCATCTACCAGGAATCACGCCATAAAGGGCTCATTTCTGAATCTTCTCAACTTTGTCCTCATCATTGCTTCCGGATGCGCTCTCTTGCAGtaa